Proteins encoded in a region of the Eretmochelys imbricata isolate rEreImb1 chromosome 10, rEreImb1.hap1, whole genome shotgun sequence genome:
- the CTXN2 gene encoding cortexin-2: MMSSSYCSNASASMSVNEVSTFSLTLEQKTGFAFVGILCVFLGLLIIRCFKILLDPYSSMPSSTWEDEVEGLDKGTFEYALA, from the coding sequence ATGATGAGCAGTAGCTACTGCAGCAACGCTTCAGCCAGCATGAGTGTCAACGAAGTATCCACCTTCTCACTGACTTTAGAGCAAAAAACTGGCTTTGCCTTCGTAGGGATTCTGTGTGTTTTCTTGGGACTACTTATTATTAGATGCTTCAAAATCTTACTGGACCCCTATAGTAGCATGCCTTCTTCCACTTGGGAAGATGAAGTCGAGGGTCTTGATAAAGGAACGTTTGAATATGCTCTTGCATGA